A single genomic interval of Thermoplasmata archaeon harbors:
- a CDS encoding right-handed parallel beta-helix repeat-containing protein: protein MKRKKIFAFVSFFLIFCGIFSGVWGWWEENRNVIVGLHIDGDHATAWNRFPGKGTVEDPKVIEGFELREKATTYYFVGAPDTFYDPIVIENVDLYFTIKNCVIYSHSVSSGGFLVKNVSHCVIDNCVFAPSSGIYIEYATVTNNTFYQSVVVIKNCSFHDNWFAGEHGGYMKIVGEETKMYRNNFFFDIEPIREDISVIADKQVFLNASDVGNYWSTFTSPDNNTDGFVDIPVALKTSNYDGAWAGFSSADYLPSVKPFPLQEKKCPPEKNVFLNPLVTLGLSLIIGVSIFTIVLVISRRLQKWFELI, encoded by the coding sequence ATGAAGCGAAAGAAAATTTTTGCTTTTGTATCTTTTTTTCTAATTTTTTGTGGTATCTTTTCAGGTGTATGGGGATGGTGGGAAGAGAACAGAAATGTAATAGTGGGATTGCACATTGACGGAGATCATGCTACAGCATGGAACAGGTTTCCAGGTAAGGGTACGGTAGAAGACCCAAAGGTAATCGAAGGGTTTGAACTGCGGGAAAAAGCAACAACATACTATTTTGTAGGCGCACCAGATACATTTTACGATCCGATTGTGATAGAAAATGTTGATTTGTATTTCACAATAAAGAATTGTGTAATCTATTCCCATAGTGTATCTTCAGGCGGATTTTTGGTCAAAAATGTATCCCATTGTGTAATTGATAATTGTGTTTTCGCTCCCAGCTCTGGAATTTATATAGAATATGCAACTGTAACAAATAATACATTTTATCAGTCCGTTGTCGTTATTAAAAATTGCAGTTTTCATGATAACTGGTTTGCTGGAGAACATGGGGGCTACATGAAAATAGTCGGTGAAGAAACAAAGATGTACAGAAACAACTTTTTCTTCGATATTGAACCAATCAGAGAAGACATATCAGTGATAGCTGACAAGCAGGTCTTTTTGAATGCTTCTGATGTTGGAAATTACTGGTCTACATTTACCAGCCCGGATAATAATACTGATGGATTTGTGGATATACCTGTGGCACTAAAGACATCAAACTATGATGGAGCGTGGGCTGGCTTCTCATCTGCCGACTATCTTCCATCAGTGAAACCGTTTCCCCTGCAAGAGAAGAAGTGTCCTCCTGAGAAAAATGTTTTTCTAAATCCACTTGTAACTCTTGGCCTTTCTCTCATCATAGGTGTCTCTATTTTCACTATTGTTCTTGTAATATCTCGAAGACTGCAAAAATGGTTTGAATTAATATAG
- a CDS encoding DUF6345 domain-containing protein, with product MGTKWRVFGIGIVLFALFWCSVAQMPTANAAQDDANKKEVGAIWCKDYPSDPDLPYSDLDAHGKQYWWGYKNGFYSEMIARGWGGSDSGVHGDGMARDRDLDVRGNPNTPWGEKVDIVYFSGHGGIGNLNSIKYSDGSMTDAGEDGWGQYDMEWLIFSACYALGLDATGALLAWGDNQPTGLHVLNGYKTYAYQYNYWDAGDFWPRGKRYAVYLFDPTDNGVGYAWQRATYADAQQSWGHTQWIRGASVAAAADVYEFGQYVRTEYYFYQDTINNPMRDPIDKNYGDIQFDCYMVYYEWLVDWPH from the coding sequence ATGGGCACAAAATGGAGAGTATTCGGAATAGGAATAGTGCTTTTCGCACTATTCTGGTGCTCTGTGGCTCAAATGCCTACAGCGAACGCGGCACAGGACGACGCAAACAAGAAAGAGGTGGGAGCAATATGGTGCAAGGATTACCCATCGGACCCAGATTTGCCATACAGTGATTTAGATGCGCATGGGAAACAGTATTGGTGGGGATACAAAAATGGATTCTACAGTGAAATGATAGCAAGAGGATGGGGAGGAAGTGACTCTGGTGTGCATGGCGACGGGATGGCCAGAGACAGGGATTTAGATGTAAGAGGGAACCCTAATACACCCTGGGGAGAGAAGGTAGATATTGTGTACTTCTCTGGACACGGAGGAATCGGGAACTTAAATTCCATTAAGTACTCAGACGGAAGCATGACTGATGCTGGAGAGGATGGCTGGGGGCAATATGATATGGAGTGGCTAATTTTCTCTGCATGCTACGCACTTGGTCTAGATGCCACTGGTGCTCTTCTTGCATGGGGTGATAACCAACCAACAGGGTTGCATGTACTTAATGGCTATAAGACGTATGCTTACCAGTATAATTACTGGGATGCTGGTGATTTCTGGCCAAGGGGAAAGAGATATGCAGTGTATTTATTCGACCCTACAGACAATGGGGTAGGATATGCATGGCAGAGAGCGACCTATGCGGATGCTCAACAATCTTGGGGGCATACCCAGTGGATTAGAGGTGCATCAGTTGCAGCTGCCGCTGATGTCTATGAGTTTGGACAGTATGTGAGAACAGAATACTATTTCTACCAGGACACTATTAATAATCCAATGCGAGACCCTATTGACAAAAATTACGGCGACATTCAGTTTGATTGCTACATGGTATACTATGAGTGGCTGGTTGACTGGCCACACTGA